A single Pseudodesulfovibrio aespoeensis Aspo-2 DNA region contains:
- a CDS encoding class I SAM-dependent methyltransferase, whose protein sequence is MLLAEYGPGEGAVVEIGSFLGKSTCWLALGAKAAGREAITAVDYFKPMTFMATSEDPMDQAIAKAGSTLPFFKEHIRTFGVEDFVSPIVTDSRSAAEAWDGRQIRLLFIDGHHEYNSVKTDFSLWSPFVQQGGIIIFHDYCQSWPGVIQFYDEMMSSTDGYRELFTCHSMKVVAKS, encoded by the coding sequence ATGCTGCTCGCCGAATATGGCCCCGGCGAGGGCGCGGTCGTCGAAATCGGCAGTTTCCTGGGCAAATCCACCTGCTGGCTGGCGCTGGGCGCCAAGGCCGCTGGGCGGGAAGCGATCACCGCGGTAGACTACTTCAAGCCCATGACCTTCATGGCTACCAGCGAAGATCCCATGGACCAGGCCATTGCCAAAGCCGGATCGACCCTGCCCTTCTTCAAGGAACATATCCGTACATTCGGAGTGGAGGATTTCGTCTCTCCCATAGTTACCGACTCCCGGTCGGCGGCCGAGGCCTGGGATGGCCGTCAGATCCGCCTGCTCTTCATCGACGGCCATCACGAATACAACAGCGTCAAAACAGATTTTTCGCTGTGGTCTCCTTTCGTGCAGCAGGGAGGCATCATCATCTTCCACGACTACTGCCAGTCATGGCCCGGCGTGATCCAGTTCTATGACGAAATGATGTCGTCCACCGACGGATACAGGGAACTTTTCACTTGCCACTCAATGAAGGTCGTTGCCAAATCGTAA
- a CDS encoding 6-hydroxymethylpterin diphosphokinase MptE-like protein yields MLNITDFKDTHLGEAAWIVGNGPSLNQMDLRFLDGKVNFCMNRIYLGIDQFGFTPKYYTVEDNFVAEDTPEEINALPYCKFLPKDLNYCLGGGENVCWVDFLRRYETFPRFSPDAEELVYWGSTVTYLAIQLAYYMGCDPIYLIGVDFDYAVPGYATGPEITSQEADPNHFHPDYFGPGKRWHHPRLDLVGKAYIEARRFIEGRGRRIYNAGVGGKLSIFERVNYLDVR; encoded by the coding sequence ATGCTGAATATCACAGACTTCAAAGACACCCACCTTGGCGAGGCCGCCTGGATAGTCGGCAACGGACCGAGCCTGAACCAGATGGACCTCCGGTTCCTCGACGGCAAGGTGAACTTCTGCATGAACAGAATTTACCTCGGTATCGACCAGTTCGGGTTTACACCGAAATATTACACCGTCGAGGACAACTTCGTCGCCGAGGACACGCCGGAAGAAATCAACGCCCTGCCCTACTGCAAATTCCTGCCAAAAGATTTGAACTATTGCCTGGGCGGCGGCGAAAATGTCTGCTGGGTCGATTTCTTGCGGCGTTACGAGACATTTCCCCGGTTCTCCCCTGATGCCGAAGAACTGGTTTACTGGGGCTCGACCGTCACCTATCTCGCCATCCAGTTAGCATACTACATGGGATGCGACCCCATCTACCTCATCGGCGTGGACTTCGACTACGCCGTGCCCGGCTACGCCACCGGCCCGGAGATCACCTCTCAAGAAGCAGACCCCAACCACTTCCATCCCGACTATTTCGGCCCCGGCAAACGCTGGCACCATCCCCGACTCGACTTGGTGGGAAAGGCCTACATCGAGGCCCGGCGGTTCATCGAAGGACGGGGCCGGCGCATATACAACGCAGGCGTTGGCGGCAAGCTCTCGATCTTCGAGCGAGTCAATTATCTGGATGTCCGCTAG
- a CDS encoding acylneuraminate cytidylyltransferase family protein, translating to MNATLKNSDPPVLFPRVKRLAFIPARGGSKGLRRKNVLDLCGQPLIAHTIQAALACGGFDRVFVSTDDEEIAEVSRSFGADVPFLRPKEHARDDSLLAGAINHAFKEFENRGESFHLCAELYPTSPFRTPDLLRMLLSKLDAGYKSVRTAHTSSGNATRYYICDGQDERPLTPVWPNSLHGSLFFLGVFNGYWISPLRPTWGTYVHGINDPAERVDIDTKLDFELARYILENNLYPLAS from the coding sequence ATGAACGCAACGCTCAAGAACAGCGATCCTCCCGTCCTGTTTCCCCGGGTCAAACGCCTGGCGTTCATTCCCGCACGGGGGGGCTCCAAGGGCTTGCGCCGTAAAAATGTCCTTGATCTTTGCGGCCAACCTCTCATTGCCCACACCATCCAGGCCGCCTTGGCCTGCGGGGGGTTTGACCGCGTGTTCGTATCTACGGATGACGAAGAGATTGCCGAGGTGAGCCGCAGCTTTGGTGCCGATGTGCCGTTTCTGCGCCCAAAGGAGCATGCCCGGGACGACTCCCTTTTGGCGGGGGCCATCAATCACGCCTTCAAGGAGTTCGAGAACCGCGGGGAATCCTTTCACCTCTGCGCGGAACTCTATCCAACCAGCCCGTTCAGAACACCCGATCTGCTGCGAATGCTGCTCTCCAAGCTCGACGCCGGATACAAGAGCGTACGAACAGCCCACACCAGCTCAGGCAATGCAACACGCTACTACATCTGCGACGGACAGGACGAACGCCCGTTGACACCGGTTTGGCCGAACTCCCTGCACGGCTCGCTCTTTTTCCTCGGAGTATTCAACGGCTATTGGATCTCGCCCCTGCGCCCAACATGGGGTACTTATGTCCACGGTATCAACGACCCGGCGGAACGGGTGGATATTGATACGAAACTCGACTTTGAGCTTGCCCGGTACATTCTGGAAAACAATCTTTACCCTCTTGCATCCTGA
- a CDS encoding methyltransferase domain-containing protein has protein sequence MRVSDEECELCEYATLLASKGLFLEARAILDGLRLEYGVLSPEAQTLRAQILPEAGEGGLEASVAPRPGAEESDVPCPACGLPMVEHEQAFEKDWLLCPACSLLMARTPPGLVRALDRGEAAGAMQPGHALVHRREYTFCRRFIDGMGLREVLNYGVGWSLVPEALRAQGVDAVGCDLWRPLIEQRKRELGEECFFHRDELPDRRFALISAFEVFEHFTDPMKDVGVLVRHLAESGAIVGSTDFWHGGLLSAHPSREPWYWKHGVHVTAWTWQSMRNIADRFNLGVRFFRGDFDEHSSKCFFVLFRGDAFAAYLDALPKVLPEVYGMSLPLSVGVAQGS, from the coding sequence ATGAGAGTATCTGATGAAGAGTGCGAGCTCTGCGAATACGCGACGTTGTTGGCGTCCAAGGGGTTGTTTCTTGAGGCCCGCGCGATTCTGGACGGGCTGCGGCTAGAATATGGGGTGTTGTCTCCCGAGGCGCAAACACTGCGCGCTCAGATTCTGCCCGAGGCCGGGGAGGGGGGGCTGGAGGCATCTGTTGCCCCTCGTCCAGGGGCGGAAGAGTCTGACGTCCCTTGTCCGGCTTGCGGCCTGCCCATGGTCGAGCATGAGCAGGCTTTTGAAAAAGACTGGCTGCTCTGTCCAGCCTGCTCCCTGTTGATGGCCAGGACTCCGCCAGGTTTGGTGCGCGCCCTTGACCGGGGAGAGGCGGCCGGGGCCATGCAGCCCGGCCATGCCCTGGTGCATCGGCGCGAGTACACTTTTTGTCGTCGATTTATTGACGGTATGGGCCTGCGCGAGGTGTTGAACTACGGGGTTGGGTGGAGTCTCGTTCCTGAAGCGTTGCGGGCCCAGGGTGTTGACGCTGTTGGCTGTGATCTTTGGCGGCCGCTCATCGAGCAGCGCAAGCGGGAGCTTGGAGAGGAGTGCTTCTTTCACCGGGATGAATTGCCGGATCGTCGTTTTGCCCTGATTTCCGCCTTTGAAGTGTTCGAACATTTTACCGATCCCATGAAGGACGTTGGTGTGCTTGTCAGACATCTGGCCGAGAGTGGCGCCATCGTCGGCAGCACGGATTTCTGGCATGGCGGGTTGTTGAGCGCTCACCCGAGCCGCGAACCCTGGTATTGGAAGCACGGTGTCCATGTGACGGCCTGGACGTGGCAAAGCATGCGGAACATCGCCGACAGGTTCAACCTTGGGGTGCGTTTTTTCAGAGGCGATTTCGACGAACACAGCTCCAAGTGCTTCTTTGTCTTGTTCAGGGGAGACGCCTTTGCGGCTTATCTGGATGCGTTGCCCAAGGTACTGCCGGAAGTCTACGGGATGAGCCTGCCCCTGTCTGTGGGTGTGGCGCAAGGGAGTTGA
- a CDS encoding glycosyltransferase family 2 protein: MKKKSVSVVIPTYNYARYLRGALDSVLAQEADVALDIIVVDDGSTDDTAKVLGAYRDRVRVVSQANRGLSAARNRGIAEAGGDFFVFLDSDDLLAPGAVAGQMAFLDRNPDCDVAVSPSAFFSETREGRPVEAGRWNLFADDLDIHLCHFNIAPPHAFMIRRKAMGGLCFDETLGACEDHWFWLGLLASGAVFRANPNALVHYRRHAQSMSADTLRQHRHDALMHRRIFDLLEQRPVGLRSRLGLRYLACCTGALWTLRRICCQCPQEAGDLALVATGCLDRMDVPAKPSELSCWLTLRAWDVLKGMDGEPLVRGLGDSLARRAGQAPPHGDSGEMARQKQIGLHLAATAATSVSD; encoded by the coding sequence ATGAAAAAGAAAAGCGTCTCCGTCGTCATCCCGACCTACAATTATGCCCGGTATCTGCGCGGTGCCCTGGACAGCGTCCTGGCCCAGGAGGCGGACGTTGCACTGGACATCATCGTGGTGGATGACGGGTCCACCGACGACACCGCGAAGGTGCTGGGTGCCTACCGGGACAGGGTGCGGGTGGTCAGCCAGGCCAATCGCGGGCTTTCGGCGGCCCGCAACCGTGGGATTGCCGAGGCCGGGGGCGATTTTTTCGTGTTTCTCGATTCCGACGACTTGCTGGCTCCAGGCGCCGTGGCCGGGCAGATGGCGTTTCTTGATCGCAACCCGGACTGCGACGTTGCGGTCAGCCCAAGCGCGTTCTTTTCCGAAACCAGGGAGGGCCGCCCGGTGGAGGCGGGTCGGTGGAACCTGTTTGCCGACGACCTGGATATCCATCTCTGTCATTTTAACATCGCGCCGCCCCATGCTTTCATGATCCGGCGCAAGGCCATGGGCGGGCTTTGTTTCGACGAGACGCTGGGGGCGTGTGAGGACCACTGGTTTTGGCTCGGCCTGCTTGCTTCGGGTGCGGTTTTTCGGGCCAACCCCAATGCCCTGGTCCATTACCGCCGTCATGCGCAGAGCATGTCTGCGGACACCCTTCGGCAGCACCGGCATGACGCCCTCATGCATCGCCGGATATTCGACCTGCTCGAACAGCGGCCCGTGGGGTTGCGATCCCGCCTGGGGCTGCGGTATCTGGCCTGTTGCACCGGTGCCTTGTGGACATTGCGCCGCATTTGCTGTCAATGTCCGCAGGAAGCTGGCGATCTGGCGCTTGTGGCGACGGGTTGTCTCGACCGGATGGACGTTCCGGCCAAGCCCTCGGAACTGTCCTGCTGGCTGACCCTGCGGGCCTGGGACGTGCTCAAGGGAATGGACGGCGAACCGCTCGTGCGCGGATTGGGGGACAGCCTCGCCAGGAGAGCGGGACAGGCTCCGCCCCACGGCGATTCCGGCGAGATGGCGCGGCAGAAGCAGATCGGGCTGCATCTGGCGGCAACGGCTGCAACCAGTGTTTCAGACTGA
- a CDS encoding HpcH/HpaI aldolase family protein has product MKNTFRARLKAGETLYGSWLTIGSTTTAEIVAGAGFDWLTIDMEHSAIGLTLAQEMIRAVEHQGVVPLVRVGHNQPNLIKRVMDAGAAGVIVPMVNTADEAEQAVQSVKYPPRGFRGVGLARAQQYGFGFDEYQAWNRDNSVVIVQVEHIRAVENLEAILAVDGVDGFMVGPYDLSGSLGMPGRFDHPDVVAALDRVEAVAATTDAAPGFHVVRPDPDVLEAKRAKGYRFLSYGLDTFFLGSAARRAVAEARGAATGPDNGDNA; this is encoded by the coding sequence ATGAAAAACACCTTTCGCGCCCGGCTCAAGGCGGGCGAGACCCTGTACGGCTCGTGGCTGACCATCGGCTCCACCACCACGGCGGAGATCGTGGCCGGGGCCGGGTTCGACTGGCTGACCATCGACATGGAGCACAGCGCTATCGGCCTGACCCTGGCCCAGGAGATGATCCGGGCCGTGGAGCATCAGGGCGTCGTGCCCCTGGTGCGCGTGGGCCACAACCAGCCCAACCTCATCAAGCGGGTCATGGATGCCGGGGCCGCGGGCGTCATCGTGCCCATGGTCAACACCGCGGACGAGGCCGAGCAGGCCGTGCAGTCTGTCAAGTATCCGCCGCGCGGGTTCCGGGGCGTGGGGCTGGCCCGCGCCCAGCAGTACGGCTTCGGCTTTGACGAATATCAGGCCTGGAACCGCGACAACAGCGTGGTCATCGTCCAGGTGGAGCATATCAGGGCGGTGGAAAACCTGGAGGCGATCCTGGCCGTGGACGGCGTGGACGGCTTCATGGTCGGCCCCTACGACCTGTCCGGGTCGCTGGGCATGCCGGGGCGGTTCGATCACCCGGACGTGGTGGCTGCCCTGGACCGGGTCGAGGCCGTGGCCGCCACCACGGATGCCGCGCCGGGCTTTCATGTGGTCCGCCCTGATCCGGACGTGCTCGAAGCCAAGCGGGCCAAGGGGTATCGGTTTCTCTCCTACGGCCTGGACACCTTCTTTCTCGGCTCTGCCGCGCGCCGGGCCGTGGCCGAGGCCAGGGGGGCTGCCACCGGTCCGGACAACGGGGACAACGCCTGA
- a CDS encoding phosphoglycerate dehydrogenase, translating to MDTILITTSSFGVMDAAPLAALRRAGYEPVLNPHGRKLTEAEGMALHQEHSPVGLLAGVEPLTREVMLAGGRLRAIARCGIGMDSVDAGAARDLGIALTNTPDAPTQAVAEITLGAILCMLRGIHNSCAGIRSGNWERPMGVLLAYRTVGLLGLGRIGSRLAELLRPFGCRILGHDPYAPPPQGVEAVGFDQLLAEADLLSVHVPYSEATRHILGEAAIRAMKPGAFVVNYARGGLVDEVALDAALAEGRLAGAAIDCFEREPYAGPLVDRPGAVLTGHIGSYAREGRIIQETQAVENLLNSLARPTG from the coding sequence ATGGACACCATCCTGATCACCACCTCATCCTTTGGCGTGATGGACGCCGCACCGCTCGCCGCCCTGCGCCGGGCCGGGTATGAGCCTGTGCTCAATCCCCATGGCCGCAAGCTGACCGAGGCCGAGGGCATGGCTCTGCACCAGGAGCACAGCCCGGTGGGCCTCCTGGCCGGGGTCGAGCCCCTGACGCGCGAGGTCATGCTGGCCGGGGGCAGGCTCAGGGCCATTGCCCGCTGCGGCATAGGCATGGACAGCGTGGACGCCGGGGCGGCCCGCGACCTGGGCATTGCCCTGACCAACACCCCGGACGCGCCCACCCAGGCCGTGGCCGAGATCACCCTGGGCGCGATCCTGTGCATGCTCCGGGGCATCCACAACTCCTGCGCCGGAATCCGGTCCGGCAATTGGGAGCGGCCCATGGGCGTCCTTCTTGCATATCGGACAGTCGGGCTGCTCGGCCTGGGCCGCATCGGCTCCAGGCTGGCGGAACTGCTGCGTCCCTTCGGGTGTCGGATTCTTGGCCACGATCCGTACGCACCCCCGCCGCAGGGGGTGGAGGCGGTCGGGTTTGACCAACTGCTGGCCGAGGCGGATCTGCTCAGCGTGCATGTGCCCTATTCCGAGGCCACCCGCCACATCTTGGGCGAGGCGGCCATCCGGGCCATGAAGCCCGGCGCCTTTGTGGTCAACTACGCCCGCGGCGGGCTGGTGGACGAGGTTGCGCTCGACGCGGCCCTGGCCGAGGGCAGGCTGGCCGGAGCGGCCATCGACTGTTTCGAGCGCGAGCCGTATGCCGGACCGCTCGTGGACCGGCCAGGCGCAGTGCTGACCGGGCACATCGGCTCCTATGCCCGCGAGGGGCGCATCATTCAGGAAACCCAGGCGGTGGAGAATCTCTTGAATTCCCTTGCCCGCCCAACAGGGTGA
- a CDS encoding NAD-dependent epimerase/dehydratase family protein, whose amino-acid sequence MKVLVTGGSGFLGSHVADALSDAGHEVTIFDAVASPWLRADQAMILGDLLDRDGLAKAVQGMDAVYHFAGIADIEDCAKSPMTTASVNILGTVGLLDCCVAAQVGRFVFASSAYVFSEAGSFYRTSKRACESFIEDYAKRYGLKYTCLRYGSLYGPRADQRNSIHSLLRQAVETGAITYHGNGDELREFIHVFDAARSSVEILAPEFENQNVILTGVEKMTYRELLEMIREIFGGRVELNILPSDRAAHYRITPYSFAPKLGRKLVSNLFVDFGQGLLHCIDALHGEQVARQQREDGE is encoded by the coding sequence ATGAAAGTTCTGGTGACAGGCGGGTCCGGTTTTCTCGGCAGCCACGTGGCCGACGCCCTGAGCGACGCCGGGCACGAGGTGACCATCTTCGACGCCGTGGCCTCGCCCTGGCTGCGCGCCGATCAGGCGATGATCCTTGGCGACCTGCTCGACCGCGACGGGCTGGCCAAAGCCGTGCAGGGCATGGACGCGGTCTACCATTTCGCGGGCATCGCGGACATCGAGGACTGCGCCAAGTCGCCGATGACCACGGCCAGCGTCAACATCCTGGGCACGGTGGGGCTGCTCGACTGCTGCGTGGCGGCACAAGTGGGCCGGTTCGTCTTTGCCAGCTCGGCCTATGTCTTCAGCGAGGCCGGGTCCTTCTACCGCACCAGCAAGCGGGCCTGCGAATCCTTTATCGAGGACTATGCCAAGCGCTACGGGCTCAAATACACCTGCCTGCGCTACGGCTCCCTGTACGGCCCCCGCGCCGACCAGCGCAACAGCATCCACTCCCTGCTCAGGCAGGCTGTGGAGACCGGCGCCATCACCTACCACGGCAACGGCGACGAGCTGCGCGAGTTCATCCACGTCTTTGACGCGGCCAGGAGCAGCGTGGAGATTCTGGCCCCGGAGTTCGAAAACCAGAACGTCATCCTGACCGGGGTGGAAAAGATGACCTACCGCGAACTGCTGGAGATGATCCGCGAGATATTCGGCGGTCGGGTGGAGCTGAACATCCTGCCCTCGGACCGCGCGGCCCACTACCGCATCACCCCGTATTCCTTTGCCCCCAAGCTGGGGCGCAAGCTGGTCAGCAACCTGTTCGTGGATTTCGGCCAGGGGCTTTTGCACTGCATCGACGCCCTGCACGGCGAACAGGTGGCGCGCCAGCAGCGCGAGGATGGGGAATAG
- a CDS encoding HAD family hydrolase, with the protein MQAVFFDFDGVILDSVAVKTAAFAEMYADHGEAVRRAVVDYHLSHGGVSRHEKFRHFHEQLLGLPMTEALMARLCAAFSDLTLAKVMAAPFIPGARETLAALADRSVSAFVASGTPQAELEAIVLARLGHGVFAEVHGSPRTKVEIVRDVLARHGFAPARCVFVGDAMTDWRAARECAVPFVGVSGPSGHPFPDNTAVVRALSLVALENPSPVTEPA; encoded by the coding sequence ATGCAGGCGGTCTTCTTTGATTTCGACGGTGTGATCCTCGACTCGGTGGCGGTCAAGACCGCGGCCTTTGCCGAGATGTATGCCGACCATGGGGAAGCGGTGCGCCGCGCCGTGGTGGACTACCACCTGAGCCACGGCGGGGTGTCGCGCCACGAGAAGTTCCGCCATTTTCACGAGCAGTTGCTCGGCCTGCCCATGACCGAGGCGCTCATGGCCCGGTTGTGCGCCGCCTTCAGCGATCTGACCCTGGCCAAGGTCATGGCCGCGCCCTTCATCCCCGGCGCGCGCGAGACCCTGGCCGCGCTGGCCGACCGGAGCGTCTCGGCCTTTGTGGCCTCGGGCACGCCCCAGGCCGAGTTGGAGGCCATTGTCCTGGCCCGGCTGGGCCACGGGGTCTTTGCCGAGGTCCACGGCTCGCCCCGGACCAAGGTGGAGATCGTGCGCGATGTGCTCGCCCGCCATGGGTTTGCGCCTGCCCGGTGCGTGTTTGTGGGCGATGCCATGACCGACTGGCGCGCGGCCCGCGAGTGCGCGGTGCCCTTTGTGGGCGTGTCCGGGCCGTCGGGTCATCCCTTTCCAGACAATACCGCCGTAGTGCGCGCCCTGAGCCTCGTTGCCCTGGAAAACCCCTCACCAGTCACGGAGCCTGCATGA
- a CDS encoding acylneuraminate cytidylyltransferase family protein, with protein sequence MNVIALLPMKGHSERVPGKNLRPMCGEPLFFHVAAALEACDRVQSIVINTDSPAIAEAAQQRFSKVVIHWRPEAIQGDMVSMNRIIADDMARCQGDHFLQTHATNPLLSPQTVARAVDAYCSGLGRYDSLFSVTRLQTRLYWESGEAVNHDPAVLLRTQDLPPVFEENSLLYLFNRDSFARSGGNRIGRAPQMFATPPSESVDIDEEHDFILAETLMGRRNQTVQKAELP encoded by the coding sequence ATGAACGTCATCGCCCTGTTGCCCATGAAGGGCCACTCCGAGCGGGTGCCGGGCAAGAACCTGCGCCCCATGTGCGGGGAGCCGCTCTTTTTCCACGTGGCCGCCGCGCTTGAGGCGTGCGACCGGGTTCAGTCCATTGTCATCAACACCGACAGCCCGGCCATTGCCGAGGCCGCGCAGCAGCGGTTTTCCAAGGTGGTCATCCACTGGCGGCCCGAGGCCATCCAGGGCGACATGGTCTCCATGAACCGGATCATCGCCGACGACATGGCCCGCTGCCAGGGCGACCACTTCCTCCAGACCCACGCCACCAATCCGCTGCTCTCTCCACAGACCGTGGCCCGGGCCGTGGACGCCTATTGCAGCGGCCTTGGCCGGTACGACTCGCTCTTTTCGGTCACCCGGCTCCAGACCCGGCTCTACTGGGAGTCGGGCGAGGCCGTGAACCACGACCCGGCAGTGCTCCTGCGCACCCAGGATCTGCCGCCCGTGTTCGAGGAGAATTCGCTCCTCTATCTTTTCAACCGGGACTCCTTTGCCCGGTCCGGCGGCAACCGCATCGGGCGCGCGCCGCAGATGTTCGCCACGCCCCCGTCCGAGTCCGTGGACATCGACGAGGAGCATGATTTCATCCTGGCCGAGACCCTGATGGGCCGGCGCAACCAGACCGTGCAAAAGGCGGAGCTGCCATGA
- a CDS encoding glycosyltransferase family 2 protein — protein MKKVSIVIPCYNQEKYLGVCLDAAWFQEYASLEIVVVDDGSTDGTAQVIEAFQAAIGTETVSHAAHLDEATGAVERVVHPRYRPEGRELKVIHHERNKGLSEALNTGFRACTGEYCTFIASDDALLPSMVAELTAALDGSGADMAYADMHVVDDAGRILRRFSLPDYTFEAAFCHWYLCGVCKLYKRSLHDRFGYYNPAIYPQDHDMFLRFAMGGADMVHVPKVLANVRHHGPEREVYNHSSDNWRRLFEQSSELVRTARRHLADHARKA, from the coding sequence ATGAAGAAAGTCTCCATCGTCATCCCCTGCTACAATCAGGAGAAATATTTGGGCGTGTGCCTCGACGCGGCCTGGTTCCAGGAATACGCGTCCCTTGAGATCGTGGTGGTCGACGACGGCTCCACCGATGGCACGGCCCAGGTCATCGAGGCCTTCCAGGCCGCCATCGGCACAGAAACCGTGTCCCACGCCGCCCATCTCGACGAGGCCACAGGCGCGGTGGAGCGCGTGGTCCACCCCCGCTACCGGCCCGAAGGGCGCGAGCTCAAGGTCATCCACCACGAGCGGAACAAGGGGCTGTCCGAGGCGCTCAACACCGGCTTTCGCGCCTGCACCGGCGAATACTGCACCTTCATCGCCTCGGACGACGCGCTGCTGCCCTCCATGGTGGCAGAGCTGACCGCAGCCCTGGACGGCAGCGGGGCGGACATGGCCTATGCCGACATGCATGTGGTGGACGATGCGGGCCGCATCCTGCGCCGTTTCTCCCTGCCGGACTACACATTCGAGGCCGCCTTCTGCCACTGGTACCTGTGCGGGGTGTGCAAGCTCTACAAGCGCTCCCTGCACGACCGGTTCGGCTACTACAACCCGGCCATCTATCCTCAGGACCACGACATGTTTCTGCGCTTCGCCATGGGCGGGGCCGACATGGTCCACGTGCCGAAAGTGCTGGCCAATGTCCGCCACCACGGCCCGGAGCGCGAGGTCTACAACCATTCCAGCGACAACTGGCGGCGGCTCTTCGAGCAGTCGAGCGAGCTGGTGCGCACGGCGCGCCGCCATCTGGCCGACCACGCGAGGAAAGCATGA
- the galE gene encoding UDP-glucose 4-epimerase GalE — MSARNILVTGGAGYIGSHTCKALAARGYTPVTLDTLVNGHEWAVKWGPLVVGDIADRALLDEVFATYRPEGVIHFAAYCYVGESVEDPGKYYANNVAGTLTLLEAMRDHKVVPIVFSSSCAVYGAARIVPITEDHPQWPVNPYGWSKFMVERMLEDFGRAHGTRHCALRYFNAAGADPDGQIGEAHDPESHLIPLVLQAAREPDSPVTVFGTDYDTPDGTCIRDYIHVCDLAEAHILALGHLAGNPSLAVNLGTGTGNSVREIIEAACAVTGKPIEPKIGPRRPGDPPRLVADRTLAGKILGWQPKYTDIRETIRHAWTWMNR; from the coding sequence ATGAGCGCGCGGAACATCCTGGTCACCGGCGGGGCCGGATACATCGGCAGCCACACCTGCAAGGCCCTGGCCGCGCGCGGCTACACGCCCGTCACCCTGGACACCCTGGTCAACGGGCATGAGTGGGCTGTCAAATGGGGGCCGCTGGTGGTCGGCGATATCGCGGACCGCGCCCTGCTCGACGAGGTGTTCGCCACCTACCGGCCAGAGGGGGTCATCCACTTCGCGGCCTACTGCTATGTGGGCGAATCCGTGGAGGATCCCGGCAAGTACTACGCCAACAACGTGGCTGGCACTTTGACCCTGCTCGAGGCCATGCGCGACCACAAGGTGGTGCCCATCGTCTTTTCCTCGTCCTGCGCGGTCTACGGCGCTGCCAGGATCGTGCCCATCACCGAGGACCATCCCCAGTGGCCGGTCAACCCCTACGGGTGGAGCAAGTTCATGGTCGAGCGCATGCTTGAGGACTTTGGCCGCGCCCACGGCACGCGCCACTGCGCCCTGCGCTATTTCAACGCCGCCGGAGCCGACCCGGACGGCCAGATCGGCGAGGCCCACGATCCCGAATCCCACCTCATCCCCCTGGTGCTCCAGGCCGCCCGCGAGCCGGACAGCCCGGTCACCGTATTCGGCACCGACTATGACACACCCGACGGCACCTGCATCCGCGACTACATCCATGTCTGCGACCTGGCCGAGGCCCATATCCTCGCCCTGGGCCATCTGGCCGGCAACCCGTCCCTGGCCGTGAACCTGGGCACCGGCACCGGCAACTCGGTGCGCGAGATCATCGAGGCCGCCTGCGCCGTGACCGGCAAGCCCATTGAGCCGAAGATCGGCCCGCGCCGACCCGGCGACCCGCCCCGGCTGGTGGCCGACCGCACCCTGGCAGGTAAAATCCTCGGCTGGCAGCCGAAATACACGGACATCCGCGAAACCATCAGGCACGCCTGGACCTGGATGAACCGGTAG